One segment of Lytechinus pictus isolate F3 Inbred chromosome 13, Lp3.0, whole genome shotgun sequence DNA contains the following:
- the LOC129274151 gene encoding calcitonin gene-related peptide type 1 receptor-like, with product MVTGVYCNLTFDRFDCWNYTLAGEVAVQPCPWWIPSSDSERNATKICMPNGEWFVSPFTNQTWTNYSACHHPVKETNVMLVFYVGYTTSIIALSIALFIFFHFKSLSCPRVTIHKNLFFSFIFDALFQITFFALVASNKEVIQNDGAYCKVHNVLKQYFQLCNYFWMLSEGLYLHTVIVVAVFSAENHQLVPYFIIGWAVPIVPASLYAGFVAQYPPGPCWVGGTVFDWLIAGFVIFVLAVNLILLLNIVRVLVTKLRATPMAGSKNYTRAVRATLILLPLLGLHYIILPAAPPPGLAADIYSYVMALILSFQGLFVACIFCFFNGEVKMQVRRKWFAHHWWRRDSDFRGRYTNTTTVTEACTVTAPVNNRVSSGDQGCPLLKKSPNFIGNGAMPGGSQRSSCSSGGSLAVKYRPGSGASTVSKTPEIEEIPEVKVENYSYKINGDIGDNAAMEDDLVDVVSPLMESAELNTRTTEV from the exons ATGGTGACGG gagtGTATTGCAATCTTACTTTCGACAGGTTTGACTGTTGGAACTATACCTTGGCGGGAGAGGTCGCTGTTCAGCCTTGTCCTTGGTGGATTCCATCATCCGATTCTGAGC GAAATGCGACCAAAATCTGCATGCCAAACGGCGAATGGTTTGTAAGCCCTTTCACCAACCAGACTTGGACCAACTATTCGGCTTGCCATCACCCTGTCAAAGAA ACCAATGTGATGCTTGTTTTCTACGTTGGATACACCACTTCAATCATAGCGCTATCGATTGCTCTATTCATCTTCTTCCACTTCAA ATCTCTGAGCTGCCCACGAGTGACGATCCACAAGaatctcttcttttccttcatttttgacGCTCTTTTTCAAATCACTTTCTTCGCCCTGGTCGCCAGCAACAAGGAAGTTATTCAGAATGACGGG GCATATTGTAAGGTTCATAACGTCTTAAAGCAGTATTTCCAGCTTTGTAATTATTTTTGGATGCTGAGTGAGGGTCTTTACCTCCACACTGTGATTGTAGTGGCTGTTTTCTCTGCAGAAAATCACCAACTTGTCCCGTACTTTATCATTGGATGGG CAGTTCCTATTGTCCCAGCGAGTCTGTATGCCGGATTTGTAGCACAGTATCCTCCCGGGCc GTGCTGGGTTGGGGGCACAGTCTTCGATTGGCTGATAGCAGGATTCGTCATTTTTGTACTTGCG GTAAATCTAATTCTATTATTAAACATTGTGAGAGTTTTAGTTACCAAACTACGAGCAACGCCGATGGCTGGATCAAAGAATTATAC ACGAGCTGTTAGAGCAACCCTCATTTTATTACCCCTCCTTGGTCTTCATTATATCATCCTACCCGCTGCTCCTCCCCCCGGGCTTGCCGCAGATATCTACTCCTACGTCATGGCTCTCATTCTCTCGTTCCAA ggtCTGTTCGTGGCTTGCATTTTCTGCTTCTTCAACGGCGAG GTCAAAATGCAAGTAAGGCGAAAGTGGTTTGCTCACCATTGGTGGCGGAGAGACAGTGATTTTAGAGGGCGATACACAAACACCACGACAGTCACCGAAGCCTGTACTGTCACCGCACCCGTTAACAACCGGGTAAGCAGTGGCGACCAGGGCTGTCCTCTCCTAAAGAAATCCCCAAATTTTATCGGCAACGGTGCAATGCCCGGCGGAAGCCAACGGAGCAGTTGCAGCAGCGGCGGCAGCCTGGCGGTCAAGTACCGGCCCGGAAGTGGCGCAAGTACAGTTTCAAAGACACCCGAGATCGAGGAAATTCCGGAAGTGAAAGTGGAAAATTATTCGTACAAAATAAATGGTGATATTGGAGACAATGCTGCGATGGAGGACGATTTAGTCGATGTTGTGTCCCCCCTGATGGAAAGTGCTGAATTAAATACGAGAACGACTGAAGTATAG